The stretch of DNA GTGCACGCGCTCCTTTTCGACGACTGCGACTTTGTCTGCGGGAGCGAGCCTCGCCGCGACGTCGTCCAAGCCAAGCGAGCGAGCGATGGCTGTCGCGATAGCCAACTCGTCACCAGAAGCTAGGACTACTCGAGAGATTCCTGACGCCCTGAGCTGGGTGACGAGTTGGACAGCGTCTTCGCGAAGCCGGTCTTCGAGCGTGATCGTGCCAGCCGGCGTGCCGTCAAACAGCACCTTGACACGCATTGCGCTGCCTGCCCCGTTAGGCCCGGACGGCGGCCCCTCTCCGAAATACGTGTCTCCTCCGACGCCGACACGCACGCCATCGACGATCCCGGAAATTCCGGATCCCGCGGTCTCGGTCACCTCCGATGGGCGGCTCAGTACCAACCCACGTCTATGCGCCTCGTCCACCAGCGCGCGTCCGACCACGTGCCCCGACGCCTGGTCCAGCGAGGCGGCCAGCCGCAGGATCCTGTCGGGATGTTCCGGTCCCTCGATGTGGCCGACTTCCGGCTGTCCCGCAGTGAGCGTCCCCGTCTTGTCGAACACCGCCACGGTGGCCTGGGCGAGCGCCTCGAGAGGTCCCGCGCCCTTCACCAGAACGCCCTCCTTGGCGGCTTTTGAAGTACCTGCCGCAAGTGCGACGGGTACCGCCAGGATCAACGGACAGGGCGTGGCGACGACCAGCACCGCCACGATCCTTGCCATGTCTCCGGATATGAATGCCGAGACTCCTGCAATCGCTACCGTGGCGAACAGGAACCAGATCGAGAACCTGTCGGCCAGGCGCATCAGCTTCGCCTTGGAGCGCCTCGATGCTTCCACGAGCCTGACTATTCCTGCATAGGTGCTGTCCTCGGCGCGGCTTAGAACGCGGATTTCGATCACGTCCCCCTCGTTCGTGGCGCCGCTCGAAATGTTGCCACCCCTGGCGATGCGCACCGGGAAAGGCTCTCCGGTCAGCACCGCCTGATCAATCGTCGCGACTTCGCCGACGAGGGCTCCGTCGGCCGGTACGACGTCGCCCTTGCGTATCAGGAGCACGTCGCCGACCGCGACCGTCTCGATCGGAATTTCTTCGAAACCGGTTCCGGCAAGCCGCAGGGCCGTCCGCGGAACTTGCGCCAGCAAAGCCGACATACCCTCGTCGGCGCGACGATGTGCGTATGCCTCCAGAAACTGACCGCCGGAATACATGAGACCGACGATCGCGCCGGCAAGATATTCGCCGAACCACAAGGAGGACCCCATCGCCAGGGCCGCGATAAGGTCCAGGCCGTATTCCCCTTTTCGCACCTTCTTGGCGATCTCAACGCAAAGGGCCGCGAGAATCAGACTGGTGCAGCCGATGAGGATTGACTTATATCCAAGGCCGTTGCCCGCGAGATAGAAGGCAAATGCGATCATAAGTGCAAAAAGCGACGACAGCACCAGAAGGCCGGACCGGGATCTCCCGTCCGTTAGACGCGAGAGGCTGCCCTGAGGGTGCGTCCACCTATCAGCCCACCAAGCCGCCGCTGTAGCCACCTCTCACCCTCCCATCAATCCAGAAGCCTTAGCGGAACGATTTTGCGCAATCGATGCAGAACGGCGTATAGGGAACGGCAGTCAGCCGCTCCTTGCCGATTGGATGGTGGCCATTTGGCGCATTGTCCATATGTGCCGTCGTTCAGCCGGTCGATCGCCGCGTCGATGGCTGCGATCTGGTCGCGCCCCTCGGCTTGCATCTCGCGAAGAACCTCATCGTTCTCAACCTGGGTCGCGCGCTCCTCGCTGTCCTTCTCGAGCGCGACGCAGAGGTCCGCATCGATAGCTCCGAGACGACGGACAAGGTCATCCTTCATCGTCTGCAACATGGTCTGCACCGAGCTTTTATTCATTTAAATCGCCTTTCAATCTTGCCGGATCAATCTGGGTCCACACGCGACGTCGTCGGAACACCGATCCAAACGCACCGCCTTCGAAACGCTGTGCCGCATATGCCGCGGCCCACAAATCGTCTGCAGCATATCTCAGTCCGATCGAAGCTCCTTGATCCCGGTCAATGCCGCGTGCGCGGGTGCTCATAGGCTGTTGCGCGAGCTTTCAATGAAATCGTTGCGACAAGCCCGGAGCCCATCATGAATCTCACGGCGCAGACACCCACCCCCGCGACGCCTAAGGCGAACGGACTGACGAGCGTCGAGGCCGAGGAACGCCTTGCCGCGCTCGGACCAAACACGTTGCCCGAGCCTGAGCCGCCATCGCCGCTGAAGGTATTCCTCGTTCAATTTCGCAACCCGATCATCTACATTCTTTTGCTGGCCTCGGCGCTCTCGTTTGCGACCGGCAGGATCGAAGACGCCCTGTTCATTCTCGTCGTGCTTCTGATCAATGCCTCCATCGGCACGTATCAGGAGTATTCTGCGGATCGAGCTGCCGCAGCCCTTCGAAAGCTCGAGCAGCCGTCGGCCAGGGTCATCCGGGATGGCGTGGCTTGCAGGATCGAGGCCAAGCGGCTGGTCGTGGGCGATCTCGTTCTTCTGGAATCCGGCGACAGAATCCCTGCCGATCTGGCGCTTGTCGATGCAAGTGACCTCCGGTGCGACGAGTCGCTTCTGACCGGCGAGTCGATGCCAGTCCCCAAGGGGCGGACGGTCGAAGGCTCGTCGGATGAAAACCGCAATTCCTTGCTGTTGCTCGCAGGTTCCCTGGTGACGCGCGGGCGAGCTAAAGGCGTTGTGACCGCTACGGGCCCCGCGACGATGCTTGGCAGCATCGCCGTCGAGTTGGGAAGAGCCAGCTCGTCGCAGCCCCCGCTCGTCGCCCGTCTAGCGAAGTTCACGAACGCGCTCGCGGTTTTCGTAGGATTGGCAGCATTGGTGCTGGTGCTAGCAGGCTTCCTGCGGGGCCTCCCTTTGCACGATCTTGTCATGATGTCCGTAGGTCTGGCAGTGAGCGCTGTTCCGGAAGGGCTTCCGATCGCCATCTCCGTCGCGCTTGCCGTCAGCATGCGGCGGATGGCCGCCCGCAACGTCATCGTCCGAAGCATGCCGGCCGTGGAGGCTCTAGGTTCGACAACGATGATCGCCACGGACAAGACGGGGACATTGACCAGCAACGTGCAGACGGTGACCGAAATTCGCCTGCCGGACGGCACGGACATCGCCCTGGACGCCCATGCCGATCTCGACAGGTGCGAGATCAGGGCGAGCGGCCTGGACGGCGACCTGGTCCGCGAGAGGGCGCGCAGGCTGCTACGCGCTGCACTGCTCGCAAACGAAGGAACCCTCGTTCGCCGGGACAACCTCTGGGTCGCCGCCGGAGACACGGTCGACGTGGCGCTTCTTGCAGCGGGGCGAAAGGCGGGGCTGGGACAGGAAGAGCTGAACGACCGATACCCGCTGGCTGCAAGGATCGCCTACGAGCCCGAGCACAAATACGCTGCATCTTTCCACCACGGCAGCGATCGGATCCATGTCTTCGTCAAGGGGGCGTCGGAGGTGCTCATCGAGATGGCGGATCGAATGGACGTCGCGGGCCGCGCCGTCGAGATCGACCGCGCGTCGCTTTTGGCGCAGAAGGAAGAAATGGCCGCTCGATGCCTCAGGGTGCTCGCCTTCGCCGAAGGAGAGGTCGGCGCGACGCTCGCCGGAAGTCTCGGACACGGTCACCTTGTCGATCTCGTGTTCTTGGGGCTGGCAGGACTGCAGGACCCGGTCCGGCCCGAAGTGCCGAACGCTATGAAAGAATGCCGCGCGGCGGGCGTGGAGGTCGTGATGGTGACCGGGGACGACCCGCGGACCGCTGCCGCAATCGCCAGAGATGCCGGTTTGAGCTTTCACGCCAGCCAGGTGGTTTCGGGCCACGACATCGATGAAGCTGCACGAGCGGGCGACCAACGCCTGGACGAGATCACGAGAGGAGCTCGCATCTATGCCCGCGTGCAGCCGGCGCAGAAATCGGCGATCGTCGGATCCCTGATCCGCAACGGCCACATCGTCGCCGTCACGGGAGACGGCGTGAACGACGGTCCGGCTTTGAAGAAGGCGCATGTCGGTGTCGCGATGGGGCTCAGGGGAACCGAGGTGGCGAAGGAAAGCGCCGATCTCGTGGTCACGGACGACAATTTTGCATCCATCGTCACGGGGATCGCCGAAGGCCGGGCGGCCTATCGCAACATCCGCAAGGTGGTGCTGATGACGGTCGCAACGGGCGCCGCCGAGGTCCTGCTCTTCATGCTCGCGCTGCCGTTCGGCCTGCCCATGCCGCTCCTCCCTGTTCAGCTCTTATGGCTCAATCTCGTGACAAACGGCATCCAGGACGTTGCCCTTGCGGGCGGAAGGCCGGAAGGAGACGAGCTGGCGGGGCCGCCGCGTTCTCCGCTCGAGCCCATCCTCGACCGGACGATGATCCGGCGCGTCGTCCAATCGACGGTCGTCATCGGCGGGGCAGCGTTCCTCGCCTTCCAGTGGATGGTTGCGCATGGATATGGCGTTCCCGAAGCCCGCAACATAACGCTTCTCATCTTCGTGCTGTTCGAGAACGTCCAGACTCTGGCATGCTCCTCCGAAAGACGATCGATATTCTCCATCGATATCCTTCGAAACCGCTTCCTGCTCCTCAGCGTGCTCGCCGCCCAGACGATCCACATCTCTGCGATGTACATACCCTGGCTCAGCAGAACTCTTGGCCTTTCGCCCATCACTCCGCTTGAATGGGGTCTCAGCATGCTGGTGGCGAGCTCCCTCGTTCTCGTGAGCGAACTCGACAAGTTCTTCTCCCGGAAACGCCGCGATCGTTCATCCCGTGTTGCTTGACGAAGATCAAAGACGTCGCCGCAGGTGCCGGTATCCTCTCAATATTCAACAAGAGAGGTGATCGAAATGTCCATTCGCACGGTATTGAGCATTCTGACTTCCAAATATTTCGACGAAGACCTGGAGGCCGCCGTGGAGTTTTGCGGAGCCTCCGGAGCGCATCTCAGCGCGGTCGTGATCTGCATGGGCGCGTCGCCGATGATGGGAGAATACAACTCCCTGTCGACCGTCTGGCTCGAAGAACGCCAGCGCGAAATCGAAGAGCTCGTCAAGAAAGCCGAAGAGATCAAGGCATACCTTTCGCGCACCGACCTGTCCTACGACGTGCAGGACGTCTATACGGAATATGCTTTTGCGCGGGAGGATATTGCAGAACGGGCGCTCTATGCCGACGTCGTTCTCGTCGGCCGCCAAGCGTGCAAGGACGAGGAACTGCAGAAACGGGTCATGGATGGCGCTCTGTTCCAGACGCCGACGCCGGTCATCATCAACCGCGGACGGCGGCCGCTCTCTTCAACTTCAAAATCGATCGTACTGGCGTGGGATTCGAGCGACGAGGCGTCGCGTGCCGCAAGGCAGGCCCTAGATCTGTTGAAGATGGCTGACTGCGTCTACGTGACGATGGTCGATCCAGTCTCGCGAGAGCGGGTGAATGGAGAAGAACCAGGCGCCGACATCGCGAGCTTCCTCTCCCGTCACGGTGTCAAGGTTCAGGTGGATCGTGTGGCCAGCGGCGGAAACAGGGCTGACGAGATCTTGAGGCAGCATGCGACGGATGTGAATGCCGACTTGGTCGTCATGGGCGCATACAATCACCCTCGCTGGCAGCAGACGCTCTTCGGAGGCGTGACGCGCAACATGATCGAGCAAAGCAGCATGCCAATATTCATGGCGCATTGAGGGGGGAAGGACACTGCCGCGCTCCATGCGCGGCCGTGCTGGAGTACACGACGAGAGCCCTTCGCTTGTCGCCTTAGCCCGGCACCACCGTCCCCCAGTTGCGATACAAGATGTAAGCAGCAACCATGAAGATGAGCGCTGCGAACAGGCGGTTGAGGATGTTCGTGTACGCGCTGAGCCGCGTCGCGAGCAGCATGCCAAAAACGCCGCCGACAATGCCGCCGCCGATGAACTCGGCGGCAAGCCACCAGTCCACAAGGCCTGAACTGGCATAGTTCAGGGCGGTCGCCAGTCCGAACGCACCGACGGAGAGGAGAGATGTGCCGATCGCGTTGATCATCGGCATGCCCGTCGCCAGCATGAGGCCGGGCATGATCAGGAAGCCCCCGCCGATCCCGGAGAAACCGGATGCAGCGCCGGCGGCGAGTGCCACGGCCGCGGTGGCGAGGCACATCCTGAGGTCGACCGGGCGGCAATCGACGGCCAACGCCTTCCGGGGTTCCAGCATCAGAGCGCCAACGACCACCATCACGATCCCGAAGAAAAAGATCAGGCGATCTCCGTCCATCGCCTTGCCGAGGCTGGAACCGCCGACGGCGCCGAGTGCGCAGAAGACGGCCGCGCAGCGCCACCATACGTGACCCTTGATCGCGTGGCTGGCAAAATTTGCGAAACGCGTTCGCCGCCAGACTGAGACTGACCGACCGGCTGCCGCCGAACAAGCCGTATGGAAGACCGCATGCTCGGAAACCACCGATACCGATGCGGACTGCGCGCAACCGATCAAAGTCAGAAGGACTCGGCGCATTTACCCTCCGGAGGCTCCGCGCCAGCGCCTTCGGGTCGCCTCCGCTACGGTCCCCAGAACGTCTGCATTTCTTCGGGCGTGACCTTGCCGTCCTTGTTGGCGTCCACGCTACCGAAGATCCGCCTGTGGATCGCCGTCACCTCCTCGAAGGACAGCGCGCCATCCCCGTCGGTGTCGGCGATTGCGGACATGATCTTCATCATGGATCCGCGCACACCCATCGTCGGCATGCCCCCCATCATGCCGGGCTGCATCGGCATGCCCCCGGCTGCGCCTGGCTGCATCATCATGCACTGCATTCCGCCTGGCATCGTATTGCATTGGCCTTGTCCCATCATGCCGGGCTGCATCATGCCTGATCCGCCCGGCATTGCGCCCTGGCCTTGCGCGGTCGTGTCCTCCATTCCCGACGGCTGGGTCGCCTGCGCCGAGTTCGCAGGATGATGGGGATCCGCCCCACTCGTCTGCGCAAGGGCGAGCCCTGCACTGCTGACGGCGATCGCCGCGGCCAGCAGGATAACATTTGCAATTGTCGTTCCCATGTCGTTGCTCCTTTAGTTGGGTCTATCCGCGCCTGCTTCCCGAGGTGGGAACAGGATGGATTCAAATGTCGTGACCGCGCATACGCCGCCGGGCCACCTAGTCGATTGCCGAACGGCGCAGCCTGAGCGAGTTGCCGATGACGCTGACCGATGACAGCGCCATGGCCGCGGCAGCGATGATCGGCGAGAGCAGCAGCCCGAAGGCGGGATAGAGTACGCCTGCAGCGATGGGCACGCCCGCCGCGTTGTAGATGAAGGCGAAAAATAGGTTCTGGCGGATGTTGCTCATGGTCGCATGGCTGAGCTTGCGCGCCCTGGCGATGCCCTGCAGGTCGCCCTTCAGCAGCGTGACGCCCGCGCTCTCGATAGCCACGTCGGTTCCCGTGCCCATCGCGATGCCTATGTCGGCGGCGGCAAGTGCTGGCGCGTCGTTGACCCCGTCTCCCGCCATTGCGACGACCCGTCTCTCGCTGCGAAGCCGTGCCACCACCTTACCCTTGTCCTCCGGCAGGATCTCGGCCTCGACCTCGTCGATGCCGAGCCTTCTCGCCACCGCCTGAGCCGTAGTTTTGTTATCCCCAGTCAGCATGACGACGCGGATGTCCGCCTCCTTCAGCGAGCGCAGCGCCGCCGGCGTTGTCGCCTTGACCGGATCGGCAATGGCCATAAGGCCGCCGACCTTGCCGTCAACGGCGACGTAGATCACCGTCGGCTTGACGACCGCCCGCGCGGCGGGCTTCCTCTCTTCATGATGATGTTGACCGCCATGCGAGCGCGCATGGCCTTCGTGCATGTGACGATCAGTCATGGACCGCTCCTCCCCGATGACTGCCCACTGCATCCGCTCCGCTGCCGAGCCGTGGAACACATGCAGCCACCTTGACAAGCGAACAATTCACCTGCCGGTCGCTTGCTTCCTTGATCTACATCAAGAACGCAACACATTGTCTCCGAGGGTGGCCCGCGTCACAGGCTCTCGCGACTTTCGATGAATTCTTCGAGGCTTTCCGCACGCTCTTCGGCAAGCGCCTGTCGCCATTCCGCCACCAGCATGGGGTGAAGCGTTCCATCTTCGGCGAAGGAGGCAAAGAACGCCGCGTCGCGCTTGCAGAATTCTTCCCACGCAGCCTGGCTCTCTTCCAACAGTTGGAGATTGATACCCGGAATTTCACGGATGGTTGCCAGCAGGGAGGCGACCTCATCCTCGGCGGCTTGAAGATTTTGGACAGCGTCCATTGTCATCTGCGTCTGCGTGAATGGAAGCGTGCCCTCGATATGCTTGACGGTAATCCAGTCGCAGGCTTCGATAAAAGCCGCGGCCGCGCTGCAGAAGTTGGCGACGTCCTCGTCCCCGTAGGGCCTTTGCCCCGAGAGTTCGTGCACCAGGATGTGCCGGGCCATGAAGATCCCGCTCAACAGGCGCATAGTTGCGTCGATGTCTTTGATTATCGGCTCCAGCGGAAAGCGTTCCTGATCCTCCGTCCAACGTCGATGGGATGTCCGAAGCTCCTCCTTGGCGTTCGGCAGCAAGGCCGTCAGAACTTTCATGATGGCGTCCACGCTGCTCAGGCTGATCGCGTGCGCGACGATGTCGCCAGGGCTGAACTTTTGCCTCTCGATGCCGTCGGCGAAGATGAAGTCCAGTTTCAGATCCTTGACCAGCAGCCTCGACCTTTCGGTGAAAGCCTCTTCGCTGGAGTCGACCATTTGTCCGACCATGGATCGCACGAATACTTCGAGGATGGTCGCAAGCCTGACTACCACATGGTCGCCGATGAAAGTTTCGCCCGGGGGCCTGGCCTCCCAGGCTTTAGCCAGTTCGGAGATCTGGGAAACAAGATCCGATCCCCGCCGCGGCTTCCCGTGGCGCTCCTTCCACTCGATGATTTGCTGCGGGTCGAGATATTTCATGCCGAATAAGTACCAAATCTGCCGCGGTGGGCAATCCAAGAGATCGCGCAGGCGAACACCAGTGGCGCGGTGAATTCTTTCTCGGCCGAATCCTGCGCGGGTTGATATGATGCCCTCGCCCTTGTTTCCAGTTGAGCAACGCCCGCATATGCACCGGAATGATTGATCAACCGCATTTGATCGCATCCCTTCCCGGACCGTTAAGAGCCTCTCGGATTGGACTGAGGCCGAGCGCTGCTTCCGGAAGGCCTATGAAGGCGGTACAGGTTCGGCGGCACTTTCTGTGATCATTCCCGGCTCCCTGGCAATGATTACAAAATCCACGTTTTGGCCACGGAAGCCGTCTACATTGTGATTTCGTGGAGTGGCAATACGAGCTGCATCTGCACCAAGATGCAAAGAAGGCGTCGGTCAGGATGACCTCGTCGCAACAAAAAAGGCCGGGGCGAAACCGCACCGACCTTCCTCATCATCGCCAACTACCAGTGCCAGTACATCCGTGGTCAAAAGCATTCTAGCGATGCGGCGTTGCGAGCAGCGAATTTCAGCGCTCGTCAGCAATGCCGATGAAAGTGTTCTACCTAGCAAATGTGTTCGCAACAAGCCGTAACTAGAAATCAGGCACTAGGCCAGTCGTTGGCGGGCTCCTCGACCACGCTCGGATCATCTGCTGGATCCGGATCCCGGTCACAGCCCGCCTTCATTTCAGCCAGCTCTTTTTCGAGCGCGGCTATGACCTCCGGAGCCTTCGCTCCTGAAGTGACGTACTCATCGACGAGCTGCTCGAGTCGAAGGCGGAGCTGGCCGGAAATGTCGGTCATCAGCCTGGCCTCAGTGTTTTGAGGTGCGACGGTCGCCCTTGTCGCCCTCGCCCGGCTTGGCTACCGTCTTCGCCTTTTGACGCTTGTCGGCGGACAGCGAGCGGCCGACATCGACGCTTTCCTTGAACTGCCCTTGTTCGTCGCGGCGTACGTAGCGCTTGTCGGTCCCTGTGTCGATCATTTCACGCTTGGTCATGAGATCCTCCATTGGTTGGAAGAGAAAGAACGCGTGGGATTCTAAAAAGATGCGTGAGCAGCGTGAACGTGGATTGGACCACCCGTCGCGGCCGGGAAACTTCCCGCAGAACAGGACCGGAAACCCGCCACCGCAACTCTGAAAGGAAATTGAATCGAACTCGGAAGAAGATTCCATAAGTCATTGAAAAATGATTCGCTTTGAGTCGGAACGAATCACCTTCGCACGTCTTTGAGTCGCGACTTAGTGATTCGGAGGATGCGTCCATGGCATCGGGACATCGCGCGCAGTGGAAGGGCTTCTTACGGTTTGGCGAGGTAAGCTGCGGCGTGGCGCTCTACACAGCCGCGAGTACATCCGAGCGCATCACGTTCAATACGATCAATGCGAAGACAGGCAACCGGGTCAACCGCGTGTTCATCGACAGCGAGACCGAAGAGCGCGTGGAGCGCGAGGCACAGACGAAGGGCTTCGAGATCGACAACGGGCAATACATCATTATCGATCCCGAGGAAGTGGCCGCGACCATCCCGCAAAGCAACAAGACGCTCGAAGTGCAGGCGTTCATCCCCTGCAGCGAGATCGACGACATTTTCTTCGACAAGCCGTACTACCTCACACCGGACAAGATGAACGCCGACGCCTTCGTCGCCCTCCGCGAGGCCATGAAGAATTCCAAGGTCGCGGCAATCGCGCGTGCCGTCCTCTTCCGGCGAGTCCGGACGGTGCTCATTCGCCCGCACGGCAAGGGGTTGATCGCCACCACGCTTAACTACGACTACGAAGTTCGCTCCTCGAAAAAGGCTTTCGAAGAGATGCCGAAGCTGAAGATCGAAGGCGAGATGCTCGACCTCGCAAAGCACATCATTTCGACGAAGAGAGGCGAGTTCGACCCGGCCACATTTGACGACCGCTACGAAGCCGCCTTGGCCGAGCTCGTGAAGGCGAAGTTGGAAGGCAAGGTGCTTCCGAAGCCGAAGAAGGTCGAGATTTCGAAGCCGAACGATCTGTTGGCCGCCCTTCGCGAGAGCGCCGGGATTCTCAAGGCTGGCGCGGCCGCAGACAACAAACCGAAACGCACCGCCGCCAACGCCAACAAAGGCACTGGTCGGGAGCGCGCCGCGCGCGGAGTGGCCTCGAAGGCCGCCTCGTCCGGAGCTGCTCCGCGTCGCAAGGCAAGCTAACAGGAGACCGTGACTATGGCCCCTCGCTACTATTGGAAAGGGTATCTGAAGCTATCGCTGGTCACGTGCCCCGTTGCGATGACCCCGGCCACTTCGGAATCCGAGAAGGTTCGCTTCCACACGCTGAACAAGGCGACCGGGAACCGAGTGGTTTCGCAGTACGTCGACTCCGTGACCGGCAAGCCAGTCAAGGACGAGAACGAGGCCAAGGGCTACGCGCGCGGCGAGAACGACTATGTCATCCTGACGGACGACGATCTCGACCGGGTCGCACTGGACACCGTGAAGACGATCGACATCGAGAAGTTTGTGCCCGCCGACTCAATCGAGTGGACCTATCTCGAGAAGGCCCATTACCTCATGCCTGACGACCCGGTTGGCAATGAGGCGTTCGCCGTCATCCGCGATGCCATGAAGGCGGACAAGGTATTTGGCGTCTCGAAGCTGGTGATGGGCCGCCGCGAACGCGCCGTCATCCTGGAACCGCGCGATGAAGGCATCGTTCTTTGGAGCCTGCGGTTTGGCGACGAGGTGCGGCCAGAGGATTCGTACTTCGAAGATATAGACGAAGATGCGGATCCCGACATCGTTCCTCTCGTGCAGAAGCTCATCAAGCAGAGGTCGGCGCACTGGTCGCCGGAAATGGCCAGCGATCCGATCCAGACCAGCCTACTCAAGCTCATTGAGGAGAAGAGGAAGGCGCTGAAGCCGAAGAAGGTGGCGAAGGGCAAGCCGGCCGAGTTCACACCGAAATCCAACGTCGTCAACATCATGGACGCTCTCCGGAAGAGCCTCGAAGCCGATCTCAATGGTAGGAAGGCAGGGTGATCTCATGCATCTGACGAACACTAAAATTGCCCACGAGAACGGCGGTTGGCGCGTCGACTTCGTCGGAGACGACGGCGATTCAGTCACCGTTCATGTAGCCGACGCCGGCAATAGCGATGAGGAGGCTGCGGTCGAACGCGCACGCGCCATCATGGTGAAGTTAACGGCGTCGGTACGCGAAGCGGTGGTCGAGCGTGAACACTTACGATGCCGCCAGCAATGGGAATTTCGACGACGATCTGCCCCTGCTTGATACTCGGCACTGATTACTCCGCCGCGGCAAGACAGGCAGCCCGTTGACGCTCGCCCCTTCCGATCCCATCTGCCCCAGTATGCCCAAGACGAAAACGAAGAGCGATGATCCTGAGCTGATCAGAGAGTGGTCGCTCCCGGTGGAGGCGACGCTCGGATCGGCTGTCAGGGTGAAGGGAATCCTGCAGGAAATCCGATCTCGACTGCCTCCCGCCGTCAGGAGGTCGCTGGATATGCAGTCAGGCGAGCTTACTCTCGTCATGCCGGAAACTTCGAAGACAGCGTTTCG from Rhizobium sp. 007 encodes:
- a CDS encoding heavy metal translocating P-type ATPase; this translates as MATAAAWWADRWTHPQGSLSRLTDGRSRSGLLVLSSLFALMIAFAFYLAGNGLGYKSILIGCTSLILAALCVEIAKKVRKGEYGLDLIAALAMGSSLWFGEYLAGAIVGLMYSGGQFLEAYAHRRADEGMSALLAQVPRTALRLAGTGFEEIPIETVAVGDVLLIRKGDVVPADGALVGEVATIDQAVLTGEPFPVRIARGGNISSGATNEGDVIEIRVLSRAEDSTYAGIVRLVEASRRSKAKLMRLADRFSIWFLFATVAIAGVSAFISGDMARIVAVLVVATPCPLILAVPVALAAGTSKAAKEGVLVKGAGPLEALAQATVAVFDKTGTLTAGQPEVGHIEGPEHPDRILRLAASLDQASGHVVGRALVDEAHRRGLVLSRPSEVTETAGSGISGIVDGVRVGVGGDTYFGEGPPSGPNGAGSAMRVKVLFDGTPAGTITLEDRLREDAVQLVTQLRASGISRVVLASGDELAIATAIARSLGLDDVAARLAPADKVAVVEKERVHGKVLMVGDGVNDAPALAAADVGIAVGVENLAAAAEAADIVLVRDDLTKIATAIGIARRSRKIALQSIYAGIGLSLLAMGFAGAGYLPPVGGALLQEAIDVAVILNALRAL
- a CDS encoding HAD-IC family P-type ATPase, with protein sequence MMNLTAQTPTPATPKANGLTSVEAEERLAALGPNTLPEPEPPSPLKVFLVQFRNPIIYILLLASALSFATGRIEDALFILVVLLINASIGTYQEYSADRAAAALRKLEQPSARVIRDGVACRIEAKRLVVGDLVLLESGDRIPADLALVDASDLRCDESLLTGESMPVPKGRTVEGSSDENRNSLLLLAGSLVTRGRAKGVVTATGPATMLGSIAVELGRASSSQPPLVARLAKFTNALAVFVGLAALVLVLAGFLRGLPLHDLVMMSVGLAVSAVPEGLPIAISVALAVSMRRMAARNVIVRSMPAVEALGSTTMIATDKTGTLTSNVQTVTEIRLPDGTDIALDAHADLDRCEIRASGLDGDLVRERARRLLRAALLANEGTLVRRDNLWVAAGDTVDVALLAAGRKAGLGQEELNDRYPLAARIAYEPEHKYAASFHHGSDRIHVFVKGASEVLIEMADRMDVAGRAVEIDRASLLAQKEEMAARCLRVLAFAEGEVGATLAGSLGHGHLVDLVFLGLAGLQDPVRPEVPNAMKECRAAGVEVVMVTGDDPRTAAAIARDAGLSFHASQVVSGHDIDEAARAGDQRLDEITRGARIYARVQPAQKSAIVGSLIRNGHIVAVTGDGVNDGPALKKAHVGVAMGLRGTEVAKESADLVVTDDNFASIVTGIAEGRAAYRNIRKVVLMTVATGAAEVLLFMLALPFGLPMPLLPVQLLWLNLVTNGIQDVALAGGRPEGDELAGPPRSPLEPILDRTMIRRVVQSTVVIGGAAFLAFQWMVAHGYGVPEARNITLLIFVLFENVQTLACSSERRSIFSIDILRNRFLLLSVLAAQTIHISAMYIPWLSRTLGLSPITPLEWGLSMLVASSLVLVSELDKFFSRKRRDRSSRVA
- a CDS encoding universal stress protein, coding for MSIRTVLSILTSKYFDEDLEAAVEFCGASGAHLSAVVICMGASPMMGEYNSLSTVWLEERQREIEELVKKAEEIKAYLSRTDLSYDVQDVYTEYAFAREDIAERALYADVVLVGRQACKDEELQKRVMDGALFQTPTPVIINRGRRPLSSTSKSIVLAWDSSDEASRAARQALDLLKMADCVYVTMVDPVSRERVNGEEPGADIASFLSRHGVKVQVDRVASGGNRADEILRQHATDVNADLVVMGAYNHPRWQQTLFGGVTRNMIEQSSMPIFMAH
- a CDS encoding sulfite exporter TauE/SafE family protein, with amino-acid sequence MRRVLLTLIGCAQSASVSVVSEHAVFHTACSAAAGRSVSVWRRTRFANFASHAIKGHVWWRCAAVFCALGAVGGSSLGKAMDGDRLIFFFGIVMVVVGALMLEPRKALAVDCRPVDLRMCLATAAVALAAGAASGFSGIGGGFLIMPGLMLATGMPMINAIGTSLLSVGAFGLATALNYASSGLVDWWLAAEFIGGGIVGGVFGMLLATRLSAYTNILNRLFAALIFMVAAYILYRNWGTVVPG
- a CDS encoding EF-hand domain-containing protein is translated as MGTTIANVILLAAAIAVSSAGLALAQTSGADPHHPANSAQATQPSGMEDTTAQGQGAMPGGSGMMQPGMMGQGQCNTMPGGMQCMMMQPGAAGGMPMQPGMMGGMPTMGVRGSMMKIMSAIADTDGDGALSFEEVTAIHRRIFGSVDANKDGKVTPEEMQTFWGP
- a CDS encoding lysozyme inhibitor LprI family protein; protein product: MKYLDPQQIIEWKERHGKPRRGSDLVSQISELAKAWEARPPGETFIGDHVVVRLATILEVFVRSMVGQMVDSSEEAFTERSRLLVKDLKLDFIFADGIERQKFSPGDIVAHAISLSSVDAIMKVLTALLPNAKEELRTSHRRWTEDQERFPLEPIIKDIDATMRLLSGIFMARHILVHELSGQRPYGDEDVANFCSAAAAFIEACDWITVKHIEGTLPFTQTQMTMDAVQNLQAAEDEVASLLATIREIPGINLQLLEESQAAWEEFCKRDAAFFASFAEDGTLHPMLVAEWRQALAEERAESLEEFIESRESL
- a CDS encoding Ku protein, which gives rise to MASGHRAQWKGFLRFGEVSCGVALYTAASTSERITFNTINAKTGNRVNRVFIDSETEERVEREAQTKGFEIDNGQYIIIDPEEVAATIPQSNKTLEVQAFIPCSEIDDIFFDKPYYLTPDKMNADAFVALREAMKNSKVAAIARAVLFRRVRTVLIRPHGKGLIATTLNYDYEVRSSKKAFEEMPKLKIEGEMLDLAKHIISTKRGEFDPATFDDRYEAALAELVKAKLEGKVLPKPKKVEISKPNDLLAALRESAGILKAGAAADNKPKRTAANANKGTGRERAARGVASKAASSGAAPRRKAS
- a CDS encoding Ku protein; its protein translation is MAPRYYWKGYLKLSLVTCPVAMTPATSESEKVRFHTLNKATGNRVVSQYVDSVTGKPVKDENEAKGYARGENDYVILTDDDLDRVALDTVKTIDIEKFVPADSIEWTYLEKAHYLMPDDPVGNEAFAVIRDAMKADKVFGVSKLVMGRRERAVILEPRDEGIVLWSLRFGDEVRPEDSYFEDIDEDADPDIVPLVQKLIKQRSAHWSPEMASDPIQTSLLKLIEEKRKALKPKKVAKGKPAEFTPKSNVVNIMDALRKSLEADLNGRKAG